The genomic window ATGAACCAGCAGTGGACGAAAAGTTTTCCCATATCACTAACGAAATCAGTTATGGCAATTGCTCTACCTGTAGCATATGTCCAGTCTAGAACATCACTCTTTTGCCCGATGAAGAAGACTCCATCTCTTGGAATTGGACTGCCTCCAAAGCTTATTCAGCCTGCCCGAATGTTTACAAGGCAAGTTGAATCTTTACTTGTGTGCACAAATTTTGTTTGAAGAAACTAGCAAGAGCTTTTGTATACATCAAATCAAGCCATTCTAGACGACCATATCGAATAATCAAATCCTGGTATGCAAAAGCGGGATAAATGAAATCTTCATGTTTACCAATGATTAGAGAAGTGATATTATTTCAATACTAAGTAGGGAGCATGCACATGTCACCAATGTATTATGAACACAACTCGCAAGACACATTTTCCAATAGTTAAATTTATATTTCTACATCTCTACTTCCTTAATACTAATACACTAGAAACAACTATTATGAGATAAGTTGCATTGTACGGATATCTCCACCATGATATTTAATAGTACTAAAATATCACACACAACCATAGATGTGTACACAATATAATTTATGCAGTTGTCAAATTAACTCAAAAAGACTTTTTTGAGTACATAGATTAAATTTAACATGAGCAAAAAAATCCAATGATATAGAATATGAATGTATAACAACAAGCAATGTAAGTAAAACTTAGCAACAATGTCATGTGGTTAACTATATCTGCTAAGTAATAAAAAATTAACTCATTAAAGTGCAGTATGATATTTTTAAGTAACTATAAAATATTAGTATAAAAacaaatattttattttttcatgGATCCAAAATGTGTTTGGATCGGACATAGTCTCATGAAAAACTTAGGAGTAAGTAGACTACATGGTTCCATCCTCGATTCGAATGTAACTTTTGGCTTACACTTCTTGACTTTAGAGAAAAAATTTCACGTATCGATCACTCTTATGTTATTTGAACATATGATTATACATGTTCATGTAGTGGAAGGCTGCAACGCAGTGTTTTTGTATAGTTTTGTGCAACTAGATCATAATAGTGTACATGTCCTCCTTGTTACGCTTTCCGTTTTCACTGAGGTGTCACACGAGCTTAAGATTTCTATTAGGTTTAAGATCAGAAACGGCGATTAGAATATCTCAAAGGCGGTTCAATGGTGTGGCCAGTTCAACACAAAGTAAAAAAATTATGTCCTCAAAAAATAGTCTGCTCACTATGATGGAGCTCTCAGAGTCTCTATGTGGTGGCGCATGTGGCTTCCAATGGTGGTGGTGCACGGTTGCAGAGGGAGGAGAGCGAGGGTCTGGTAACGTAGTAAGTTAGCAACTCAAGCAAGTGATAGACTACACTTTGATTTTGAACTAAAGTGAAATAAGTCTGACGGCAAAAAAAACAGATTGGGTGAGGCCCACCGTGTAGTCACACACCACGCCCCACTGCTACTTGGTTAAGACCGTAGCGCCAATTAATAGTTGGGTCGTTGTGGCCTGGTGCACCAGCCGTAATTGGTGACCCACATCTGATGGTGAAGATTAAGGTTTGGCACATGTACTTTTGAAATTTCATCCAATCCAAATTAATTGACATGGCATCTATACAATTTTCATTTCACATTGTATAGAGGTTGCGTCAATTAATTCAGATCAGAGGGAGTAATAATCTTTTTTAAAAATTCACAAACATATTTAAATTCTAGGATTTAAAAAAAGTATAGAAACTTTTTGAAATTCAGGATCATTTTTAAAAGTTTGTGAacatatttgaattttttaaaaattattttagtTTCTAGAAACCTTCTCTGATAAAAGGCCAAAAAAATTGTTGCAACTCCCTCCTTTCGAGTTTATTGGGCCCATGTTGTAAATCACAATCAACCAAGGAAGGCTTATTTAAATGCTACTCCTTCGGTCGGTTTTGTTTACTGTATGCATTGATTGATTCTACATTGAAAACAAAATTTTGACATCATTCATTGTGGACATGGCTATATTAGTCTATTTCCAAGACAATGAGTCTTATAAATAGAAGTTTTCTGATTTCTCAGATTGACCCTTCAAACTAGACAGGAGGGAGTAAATTGTTTTTTTAGCAACATTAGTTTTCTTTAGGCAAGAGAATGAATTAGCTGAGACTTGAACCGTTAGCTGGCCCGGCCCATTTAAAGCCCTACGTGCGGATTAGGAGGTCCCGCGTGTGACGGCGCCGCTTGGAGGGAGAGCCTAAGGCTAGTCACAATGGgtaagaacataagctagtaacttacacacttctcttgactatgttactacctccatagtgggtgtagtgtcatgcaacgatgtatttattaggttatagactcattgtttcttgaagTGTATGATGtttcggtaacttagctagttaccacaaacaCCTCTTTCTTTATTAAATATGTACCACATAAGTAAAGTTGTAttgaagtgtgtgatgttactcctcaGTTTCttccattgtgaccagcctaacccACGCGTCGCACGAGCTCGCCACGCGCCCGCCACCTCGGCCGACACGGCGCCTCCACCCGTCCACCGCAGGGCAGCCACACTCGTATCCGCTTCGTCAAAAGCATCTCCCTTACTCTGACGCTTTGTTGCAAAGCGGCTACATACGCAGGAGAAGAGGAGGTAGCAGGAGCCGGCCATGTCGACGACTGCGCACAAGGTGGCGACgcaggcggcgtcggcggcgggggcgAGAATGAAGGGTCCACTGCCGCCGAGCGTGGTGAGGGAGATCGTGTACGGGATGAGCCTGGGGCTCTTCGCGGGGTACCTGTGGAAACTGCACCACTGGAGCAACCAGCGCCGCACCCGCGAGTTCTACAGCCTGCTCGACGAGGGCAGGATCACCGTCGTCGTCGACGAGCCGGCCGGAGCCAAGGAGTAGCCCCATCCATATAGTTTCACCTACCTACCCAGGCGAGGTATTTTCAGTCCGTCCTTCCACAGATCATCAGTAGGACAAGTAGCGCTTTGGTTTGTTTTGTTTAGCTGGTAGCTAGCTAGCTCAGCTCTGTTCTTCCTCGTGTCAGTCTGTAATGTCTACTGCAGCTCTGCTGCCTGCCTTTGTCTCGTTCCCGGTCGAAGAGAATAAACTGATGCGTGTCATTCATCAGTAGAGGCTGCAGAATTAGTGTTCTCTTGTGAAACAATTAGTGTCGGGTGTTTCTGTTTTCCTTTGGTTGGAGTATTTGCATTGCTTGCGGCGCACTTTCGGCAGGGAATGGATGGCTGATTCTAAGACACCATGATTGTAAGGTAGGACAGGCATGGAGAATGTCAGTCAGGGTATTCGGATGTTTCCTCCTTGATATCATTGGCTCTCATTCCGTTTCTTCTCAGCACAAGAGACAACAGCGAAAAGGGAAACACTTGAAACTAACTAAACTATTGTGTCACAAAGCTTACCGCGAGATGAAGATGCCATATAGTATTGCTGATCATGGCCAGTGTGATCTTGATTTACATGTCGGTTAGTTTGTTCCTATATACTGATACGTAGGATTCTGGAATTGGTTTCCTGTAATcatgttttttttggaaaaggTTCCTGTAATCATGTAGTACAGGTTTATGGTCATTTTGTGAAGAGAAACAAAAGCCATTAGTTTGTTCCTTGCACACAACAAGTCCCTATCTGTGGTGTGACAATGCATGGAATCGATGGCTGAGCAATCCACTGGGAGAGTAGAGAGGAGAACTCGTCAATTAGTTGCGAGAAATGACCACTTGTTTGAAATGGTAAGAGATCAGTACAGAGCTTTGGCTATTTTCTTGTAGGAAATGAGAAGCAATTTTTTGACAGCTTCAGCCTTCATAGTTGTGAATGAAGGATTCTCCCTGGAACACATGGATTGCACAGCAGAAATAGTTCAGTTCAGGCACCAAGCTCCGGCGTACAAAGCCTTGATGCTTGAACATGACAGACGATGAGTTTTGTGCGGTAATACGTATATATATAGTACTATATGTTGTAGTAGTATA from Triticum aestivum cultivar Chinese Spring chromosome 3B, IWGSC CS RefSeq v2.1, whole genome shotgun sequence includes these protein-coding regions:
- the LOC123064892 gene encoding putative cytochrome c oxidase subunit 5C-4, yielding MSTTAHKVATQAASAAGARMKGPLPPSVVREIVYGMSLGLFAGYLWKLHHWSNQRRTREFYSLLDEGRITVVVDEPAGAKE